The genome window acggttttataattctttaaatgttttttgtttactaccaaatgggacgaaaaaatataattaaaggacgtcccatttcccccaccctaatactatatagttttttgGCGTCTATACAATTATCTATACCTGGTGGGGAGAACGAAAGATTGTTAACGAAGGTGATGAGGCCAGGTTGTGTTTTTCTGTCCTTTAAATTTGATACCATTGGATTGACTCTATTACCACGGAAGCCGACCACGCCGATTTTAGTATCTGTACTTCCAATGCTAAACTTTCTGCAAAAATATGACCAAGGTaaaaaatgaatgcaacttgctttattctcgggAGGACGAAAATGATAGTCGttcaacacgggtgttttgtttcatacaccttgtgccagcttacgagttaccatgtgtgtaactttgtgggtgattatattatTGCGTTTTTTGTCTGGCTGATAAATTAGAGAACCCATTACATataagcccacaatggtagcagagacgagccttgaacccatcaccTCTATAGGTTAGAGGCCAGCGAATTATAACCACTAAAAAAGACGCAAGGCTTTTTAAGAATTTATCACATGGCAGGCAAACGAGccgtttatgtttaattattaccAAGTTAAACcttaaatagaaacaaaactgTGCGTGAACTCGAAACGTAAAGTGGGACATTTATCGTTTTATGGCAGGCAAACTACAAAAACAGCATATTTTTGCATAACCTACATAGAGTCGTAAAATGCCAGTGTGTTTCGGCtctactgttttataaacattaagtaCTAAATTACCTGATCACGGCGGCAGATATTTCTTTCAGTGTCTGCACAGAAGAGGCACTAGTGCTGATTTCGATAGCGAAAACCACATCGAGAACAGCATTTTGTGGACAAAGAGCTGgaaatgatatatagtagagtgggggaagatgggacacctttttaatctattttttcctccaatttggtagtaaacaaacattaaacgattttttataaaactttatccttacGGCTCCcgcagaccgttgttaattgtttaaaacacgatcaggatatttggttattaggtgtgaaggtctcccatcttcccccaccctactgtgtcttttaatatattaaaaggCAGACATAAAAAGGCGATCTATTGGTTAATTCtaataactaaaataatattattaatatcttTTATTTGGTACTTTGGTTACATTAGTGAagacttaaatattttaaaggaaaagtTATTGGTAtgattttagttaaaacgtattttcttccaataaaatgtaaatatgtttgtaactgtaagtgtgttttaaccactgttgttttgtcgctatatcctgtattttcgttaaaaatatttctaaatcttcgctaccgtaatcgaagagagaaaaatattaaaaatgttatattattatataactaACACAAGCTTAAAgtgttatattatatgcttACGTATACAACGTGGTCCTCGGTTGGTAAATGAGGCACCAGTTCTGGCAGAGTTAAGTTCGCATGTGGTGTGTGTGGGACCCTCGGCATAAAAACCTGGATGagataaaaataatgatatagtaggaGTGGGGCAAAATGAgacacatttttgtttaattttttcgcCCAATTTTGTTGTAactaaagaacattcaaaaaattattaaaccgtatcgtcacgactcacatagactgttattaattgtttaaaacgcgatcatcagaatatatttggatattatcttataaaaagtaacatttttgGTCCAGCAATGCTAAAAACACGTTTCATTAAAAAGTTGtataggatggggggagacgggacacctttagcacataatatctaaatattataatcatgttttgaacaattaacaaatgtcgtgagaatacggtgttttaattctttaaatgttctttgtttcttatcaaatgggacgagaaaatataattaaatgatatcccaacttcccccaccctactatactgcTTGTAGCATTAATCTATATTTTGAGCCGTTTCACATACGcctaaaatgtatatatagtagggctggggaaggcgggacacctttagcacataacatttaaatatcctggtcgcaTTTTAACAGTTTACCAACTGtttatggtagtcgtgaggatagggttttacaattcgttgaatgtttttcgtttactcccaaatggtacgagaaaatagaataaaaaggtgtcccatcttcccccgtcTTACTATACATTGAAAATCTTACCTGAATTGCATTCGAACCAACATTCAGTGCCTGGTATTAGATTGTCATCAGGATTGGTGCAGCTCTTTGTCCCATTTCCTGGAGCTGGAACAGGTGTGCACTCAGGTAGCTCAGTGATTTCTGAAAgtcattttaaaaggtttgatatgctgtgttataaatataaaagtatctgtttataaaccatatgtgtatgtatacacctcatactcaaagtttggttttaaaacgGTTTATGTGAATCAACAGGAATCTACTGTCTTATATTGAATTAATGTATGTATCTTGATTTATCTTCGCGCGGCTGAAAAACggtggtcgttataacacgggtgttctgtttcatacacttcgtgcctgcttacgagttaccacgtatgtaactttgtgggtaatcaCTTTTTCGATtttatttgtgggtgatcactTTTTtgatgtatggctgataatttagacaacccattagttaccactgaaggcaattgtcgttaagtgttttcACATAGGCACACAATGATGGCAGgaaagagccttgaacccaatacctctgggttaaacgaaagcgcgctaaccaactgtgcttcGACGCCACACATACACAGCATACGCACAACAACGATAgcagcgagccttgaacccattacctctgggttacagtcaagcgcgctaaccactttgccacgtcAAAAAAACTTCCAACTTACCCATACAAGGATTATCAAACGCCTGGTTACAATAGTCCTCATCACAACAGCAAGTACACCTGTTAGGAGTATGAGACGCAGTTGTTCTGAATGGGACTCGGCATTGGGTTGGGttctaaacaaaattaaaggaaaatatttaattttttccgTCATGTTTATGATATTTACTTGGCCTAAAAAAaggaagttaaaaaaaaataaaaagtaaaaaatgttgtcaccaaatttcttttttaaaacaaaattaaaagtaattagATTAATTTAGAGTTCTTTCTTTCATGTTAAAGCTACTAACCTGGccaaaaaaaaagtaatttaaaaatttttttttggaaaaaaaatatgatttgtttttaaattaagtggATTTATTGGAATTATTTCAGTTGTGTTACTGACACTTACTTGTCCAACTTGTACAGTGCATGACTGAGTCCTACTATTTTCCTTGCATCCCATAGTTAAAGTTGTGGATTGAAATTCGGCGTAACATACcttataaaaattgtaatcaATGTAAAattgatataaaataaaattttgataaaacttCTGTTTCTAAGGCACATCTTCaagaaattaattttgtattttcgacttcatacacctcgtgcccatttttgagttactacgtatgaaAATTTTAGTTGATCTTTTTTGtgaatgaaaaattttaacaacccattagtgaccactgggttgaagcaactgctgttaagtgttgtTATCGTGGACATTCACGCACACAATGGCAGCGGCAAGCAGTAACTTTTGGGTTAATACAATATGTTGCACTACAGCAAACTTAATATTGtcgagtggggaagatgggacactattttaatctattttctcatcccatttgttAGCAAACAGCGATaacttaaagaattattaagccgtatccctacgactctCATAATGACATAGACCGTTggcaattgttaaaaacacgatccggatatttagatattctgtgctaaagtgtcccattttccctaTCCTAGCATTTCCCATAATTTCCCACCTTATGCTACTATATACATTAGagtgggaaagataggacacccttttattttattttctcgtcccattcggtagtaaacatagaaaatatataaacactttaaaaccgtatcctcacgactcccatatactgttagtaattgcttaaaacactgtcaggatatttaaaaatatgtgctaaaggtgtcccattttccccatcctactatacatctaCTTACATCAATAGGTTGTTTGCAGGTTATTTGTCTTCCTCGATCTAAACAAT of Ciona intestinalis unplaced genomic scaffold, KH HT000159.2, whole genome shotgun sequence contains these proteins:
- the meta5 gene encoding ci-META5 isoform X1, with product MTTFLKISVLAIFAISMVAGQGGLRKCWFCENARNFLDCLDRGRQITCKQPIDVCYAEFQSTTLTMGCKENSRTQSCTVQVGQNPTQCRVPFRTTASHTPNRCTCCCDEDYCNQAFDNPCMEITELPECTPVPAPGNGTKSCTNPDDNLIPGTECWFECNSGFYAEGPTHTTCELNSARTGASFTNRGPRCIPLCPQNAVLDVVFAIEISTSASSVQTLKEISAAVIRKFSIGSTDTKIGVVGFRGNRVNPMVSNLKDRKTQPGLITFVNNLSFSPPEKSFKGFSSCLQEIEPVQNLRNELDFLRNIMNKSALLLLLLVGLLVLTETQGYWSDRRRRRRDRRRRWLLADSFSQMEKAAAIDDEFPEFVLRE